The Mobula hypostoma chromosome 22, sMobHyp1.1, whole genome shotgun sequence genome includes a region encoding these proteins:
- the fn3krp gene encoding ketosamine-3-kinase isoform X2, translated as MLGFKQAKKMFDGEMASLEAILKTNTVKVPQPIKVISLSDGGSMFVMEHLDIHSLNRYMAKLGEQLADLHLHNAKLNEQQQRDAQTVGKGPGQSDIQYVDKFGFHIVTCCGYIPQNNDWQNDWVNFFTQQRLQIQMDLIEKDYGDREARELWSKLQLKIPALFHDIEITPALLHGDLWGGNVGQVDDGPVIFDPSSFYGHSEYELGISGIFGGFNSAFYKEYHNKIPKAPGFEKRLKLYQLFHYLNHWNHFGTGYRGSSISTMKALLK; from the exons GCCAAAAAAATGTTTGATGGTGAAATGGCAAGTCTGGAGGCCATTTTGAAAACGAACACTGTTAAAGTGCCACAGCCAATTAAAGTGATCAGTCTGTCAGATGGTGGGTCGATGTTTGTTATGGAGCATTTGGATATTCACAGCTTAAACAG ATACATGGCTAAACTAGGAGAGCAACTGGCAGATCTGCATCTTCATAATGCAAAACTTAACGAGCAGCAACAAAGAGACGCGCAGACTGTTG GCAAGGGGCCAGGTCAGTCTGATATTCAGTatgtggacaaatttggattTCATATTGTAACTTGTTGTGGTTACATTCCACAG AATAATGACTGGCAGAATGACTGGGTAAATTTCTTTACTCAGCAACGTCTTCAGATCCAGATGGATTTAATTGAAAAAGACTATGGAGACCGTGAAGCCAGGGAGCTCTGGTCAAAGCTGCAG TTGAAGATACCTGCTCTATTTCATGACATAGAAATTACACCAGCTCTCCTTCATGGAGACCTTTGGGGAGGAAATGTTGGACAAGTAGATGATGGGCCAGTTATTTTTGATCCTTCATCTTTCTACGGCCACTCTGAGTATGAACTAGGAATATCTGGAATATTTGGAGGGTTTAACTCTGCTTTCTATAAAGAATATCATAATAAAATTCCCAAAGCCCCTGGGTTTGAGAAGCGTCTTAAACTTTACCAGCTCTTCCATTACCTGAATCATTGGAATCATTTTGGGACGGGGTATCGAGGGTCTTCAATTAGTACGATGAAAGCTTTGCTTAAGTAG
- the fn3krp gene encoding ketosamine-3-kinase isoform X3: MFDGEMASLEAILKTNTVKVPQPIKVISLSDGGSMFVMEHLDIHSLNRYMAKLGEQLADLHLHNAKLNEQQQRDAQTVGKGPGQSDIQYVDKFGFHIVTCCGYIPQNNDWQNDWVNFFTQQRLQIQMDLIEKDYGDREARELWSKLQLKIPALFHDIEITPALLHGDLWGGNVGQVDDGPVIFDPSSFYGHSEYELGISGIFGGFNSAFYKEYHNKIPKAPGFEKRLKLYQLFHYLNHWNHFGTGYRGSSISTMKALLK; the protein is encoded by the exons ATGTTTGATGGTGAAATGGCAAGTCTGGAGGCCATTTTGAAAACGAACACTGTTAAAGTGCCACAGCCAATTAAAGTGATCAGTCTGTCAGATGGTGGGTCGATGTTTGTTATGGAGCATTTGGATATTCACAGCTTAAACAG ATACATGGCTAAACTAGGAGAGCAACTGGCAGATCTGCATCTTCATAATGCAAAACTTAACGAGCAGCAACAAAGAGACGCGCAGACTGTTG GCAAGGGGCCAGGTCAGTCTGATATTCAGTatgtggacaaatttggattTCATATTGTAACTTGTTGTGGTTACATTCCACAG AATAATGACTGGCAGAATGACTGGGTAAATTTCTTTACTCAGCAACGTCTTCAGATCCAGATGGATTTAATTGAAAAAGACTATGGAGACCGTGAAGCCAGGGAGCTCTGGTCAAAGCTGCAG TTGAAGATACCTGCTCTATTTCATGACATAGAAATTACACCAGCTCTCCTTCATGGAGACCTTTGGGGAGGAAATGTTGGACAAGTAGATGATGGGCCAGTTATTTTTGATCCTTCATCTTTCTACGGCCACTCTGAGTATGAACTAGGAATATCTGGAATATTTGGAGGGTTTAACTCTGCTTTCTATAAAGAATATCATAATAAAATTCCCAAAGCCCCTGGGTTTGAGAAGCGTCTTAAACTTTACCAGCTCTTCCATTACCTGAATCATTGGAATCATTTTGGGACGGGGTATCGAGGGTCTTCAATTAGTACGATGAAAGCTTTGCTTAAGTAG